A DNA window from Porphyromonadaceae bacterium W3.11 contains the following coding sequences:
- a CDS encoding purine nucleoside phosphorylase I, inosine and guanosine-specific produces MITYNEYKEAADYLRPLVPEETKVAITLGSGLGKLADKIENARVIPYTDIPHFPKSTALGHKGNLIVGTLDGAPVIAMQGRFHYYEGYPMEKVTFHVRVFKLLGIEYLFVSNAAGGISTEYKVGDLMIIGDHINLLPNPLIGPNMEEFGPRFSDMTRAYDRELISTAQRLGRQLDIPLHKGVYVGWTGPSYETPAEYKFLGIIGGTAIGMSTVPEVIVARHCDIRVFGMSVITNEGYHFSDDFVNDGDDVLIAANAASEKMTALFTEIIKTLY; encoded by the coding sequence ATGATAACATACAACGAATATAAAGAGGCTGCGGACTACTTACGTCCACTTGTTCCAGAAGAGACCAAGGTAGCCATTACACTAGGCTCAGGCTTAGGTAAATTAGCGGATAAGATTGAGAATGCTAGGGTGATACCTTACACAGATATTCCCCACTTCCCTAAGAGTACAGCGTTAGGTCACAAGGGGAACCTGATAGTAGGGACACTAGATGGAGCACCTGTCATCGCGATGCAGGGTCGTTTCCACTATTACGAAGGCTACCCGATGGAGAAAGTGACGTTTCACGTCCGAGTATTCAAACTACTAGGGATTGAATACCTCTTCGTCAGCAATGCAGCTGGTGGTATCAGCACTGAGTACAAAGTAGGAGACCTGATGATCATAGGCGATCATATTAATCTTCTGCCCAATCCATTGATTGGCCCTAATATGGAGGAGTTTGGTCCTCGCTTCAGCGATATGACCCGAGCCTATGACAGGGAACTAATATCTACAGCTCAGCGGCTAGGTCGCCAATTAGATATCCCATTACATAAGGGCGTATATGTAGGTTGGACCGGGCCCTCTTATGAGACACCAGCAGAGTACAAGTTCTTAGGTATCATAGGTGGTACCGCTATTGGGATGAGTACCGTACCAGAAGTGATCGTTGCTCGTCATTGTGACATCCGAGTATTTGGGATGTCTGTGATCACGAATGAAGGTTATCACTTCTCTGATGACTTTGTCAATGATGGTGACGACGTACTTATCGCTGCTAATGCTGCATCTGAAAAGATGACAGCCCTCTTTACTGAGATCATTAAGACTCTATACTAA